A window of Candidatus Poribacteria bacterium contains these coding sequences:
- a CDS encoding DUF433 domain-containing protein, with amino-acid sequence MAALLKRISVDPNVCFGKPCIRGTRIWVSLTKNPLGLSPKGLCLGYRLL; translated from the coding sequence ATGGCTGCCCTTTTGAAACGCATTTCAGTGGATCCAAACGTCTGTTTCGGCAAACCGTGTATCCGCGGTACTCGGATTTGGGTTTCTTTAACAAAAAATCCTTTAGGTCTAAGTCCCAAAGGTTTATGTTTGGGATACAGATTGCTTTAG